Part of the Candoia aspera isolate rCanAsp1 chromosome 1, rCanAsp1.hap2, whole genome shotgun sequence genome, CTAATCATGATTAAGGTCAATGTGTACAAAGTCTAAGAATCTCACTCTCCGCATACCTATTTCCCAAGGATTTAAACCCTGTGTTTCTCCTGCTTAACATTATAAGGGACTGGTAATCACTCCTTACGTAGACTTTTCTGTTACAACCACACCTAAATTGTCTACAAATGATCCTGTTTGCAGTCACCCCATTTCCCACCATTCCAATCTTTTCCTAAACCCTTTCATACATTATTCTGTATTAAACAAGTACTGCATCCCTTCCATCAACCCACAGTTTCAGCCAATATAGTTGAACCACAATCATCCAGACAGTTTCAAACTCCAGTGAAAGAGCCCCCTCCAGATCTTGCTATACCTACTAATGATAGTTGAATCTGCCACCTTTAATTCTTTTgagtttctcattttttaaaatcttgaattCATTCTACATCAATTTgagatttctttaaataaaaaatccATATAATGTTTGTATACTTTCCATGAATATTTCCCCTAATATACAAAGTTTTCATAgtatagcttttaaaaataaatttccatttgtatatttatatgcaTTCTCTATGAATTTTTGTGCACTTTCCATTAAACTACTTATTTTTATAGATTAACCATTTATAGATTAACACTTgattgatctttttttaaaaaaagaaggtgcAAGCTACATAGCAGAAATTGGGAAAATAATTCAGATCTAAACTATTTTGCTTTCATTCATGTATACATTTGAGAAGTGTGAATTCTCCCCCAACTCAAAACACAATTATCTTACAGTGGTTCTCAATGAAAGAGTATAGTGAGTTGTGTACAACTCTTAGTGCATCTAGCAGTCCTATTTTATGGCAGAGTAACATgggttctgtcctaacagtcagaaatcacgctgagacgaggagtaggtctctagtgtttattactgctacataagacagaatcctaacaaactgaagaagcgtgggaaaaacccagacagataaatcccaaaagttaaggcgggtctgatctgtgtctctttgaatggctgcttaattcctcagtactacgcatgcgttttcccccctggatcgaggccccctcctgctcgccatcagtactcatgacaggttctcTCATCATTACTACAAAAGAAACTATCAATAGTGAATATTTGGAACTGAATGCATTTTACTACTTAGATACTATAGTCTCCCAGTTTTAAACAatcctcttcttccccttttcttacGAATGTTCCCATGACAGGTCATTATGGAAGCCTGGGAGAAAGGTGTCAACCCTGAAGGAAATTCAACCAATCCTAGCAATTGGGACTTTAGCAATAGTTTCTTCTTTGCCGGGACTGTGGTCACTACCATAGGTAAAGTGAGctaagtttcccccccccccacccctggagATCTTTCTTATTTAGGTTTCCACagcattttggggggaaaggtgAGTCATGTGTGGCTGATGGTACAAAGCAGGTTGCAAATTGCATCAGAAGTGTTTCAGACTTTGAAAGGTATATTTTAAAAGTCATATATTCAGCTCACACCCatttttatgtgatttttttctgtgaTTGATTGTCTTGACACAAAACATCAGTTGTGTATTTGTAAAATCTGCTTTTGTGCACTGAGGGAAATCAGAAAGTGCATGAACCAGCCAAAATTCATGTCCCCTTGCTTTCAATCACAGAAGCCATAAAGATCTTGCAAGTGTTTAATTTTGGCTGGATCTTATAAAAGAAGAATAAGCAGAGTTCtcttaataaaataatactaTTTTTTCATATAAATTAAGTCTCATTaaggaatttgatttcttttctttttgcaggttATGGGAATTTGGCCCCCAGTACAGTGGCTGgacaggtcttctgtgtatttTATGCTTTGTTTGGGGTCCCTCTTAATTTGGCATTTCTCAATCAGTTGGGGAAAGGACTCAGTGCACACCTGATTGACCTGGACAGATGGGTCCACAAGCCAGGGCGAGCTCAGGTACAACTGCTCATTTATCACTATAACACTTACATTAccgaggatattttatgtattcataGGACACATGAGGGATATCTTGGACACATGCCAGTCTAGGGACATCAGGAGCCTTTGTTGATTTGAACTTTTGGATAGTGACAGGTTATATCAAGTTATACATTCTTTCTGAAAGCTCCAGAAGACATAATCTGTTGATACAACCTAAAACTGGAAGTTTCAGAAAAGTATCACGTTGTAGAAATGGAGCCATTTTAAAGGGCTAGGTTGCAGCATCTGGGGATACAAGCAAGACCAGGAAGCAACACAGAAAACCTAGAAGGCCCAGAGTTCAATACAAGGAAGAGGGAGGAATGTCACCATATCAGCTTCTTTTGAACTCCTCCATCCCTCTTTTCTACTATTCCTGAATACCTGATAGTTTCACACATAACTTTAAAGTATGTCTAATATAATAAATCATtatctaatataatgattttcaGACATCTACACAGCCTCCTCTCTTCATACCACTTAACTGAAGTAACTGATAGCAAAAGATTTATaggatctgaagagaaaccagactCTGGACAGACTTCTTACTTCTTCTAACTGACTTTATGGATATGACTTTATAGTTCTCTGAAGCCTGGGATTAGGCTCAAGAACAAGGTTTACACATGACCTTATCTTTGGGTTTTCAGGCACTCACAAGCAGCCATTTTTTTCGCTACTTCAGTTGTTCCAACATCTGATATGATGGATGACAACTTCCATAACCTAAATGCTGGAGGACTCCAGGTTGGAAAACTCTGTGCTACTTCCTAATACTTTCAAACCTCAGTGGGCCATCAGAGACAATAAAGATATCCTACCTCTTAAGTAGTAGCCTGAATAAAAGGCCATGGGAATTTGGCTAGTCAAATATGTGGATGCTTCTCTGAGCTTTAACTGACTATAGCCATCTAGTTACAAATATGAAAAAGCAGCATCATATTATTTAAGTTAGTGGACTATGGAGGAAGATAAACAGCTTTGACCAATCAAAGGCCTTGGCATAATCTGCTGGAGGCCATATGCAAGTAGGAGACTGAAGAGGCAGCTGACAAGGGCATAGCCAGGAATAGTGAGGGCCACTCATTCTGTCTCTTTCCTCACCCTTGGTATCTGTTTCCATGCCATGTCTTGGCTCTGAGTATATAATAATATGTCTCTGAATTCTTGCTTTTGCAACAAAATGATTGCAACAGAGTAGGAGTATATAATAAATGCTCAGATGATCATACAACTTCTGTTTCATAATAGCTAAACGTATGGCTGTAGAAAATGGAACGCGGGAGCATATAAGCTTGAGGGTAGTCTGTGAACCCCCCCTCACATATAGAGATGTCAAAGAATTCCACCATGAATTTATCAGCAGCAAACTTAGACATTCTGCTCCCATCAAAGCAGGAAaccccccctccctgccccccctccagcagcctctgAAAAAGCATTCTCTGTTGAACATTGTGTCCAAATATTGATAATTACTTTTACATGAATAAGAGGATGattccatgcattttaaaaaggcttGCTGGGCAATTTACATGAGTTACAGTACATAAATTAGGGCAAGATGCATACCAAAACTCCTTATGTTGCAAGATATAAACATTATGAGGTTTCTTAAGATTTTTCTTAATACTTACAGAAAGAAATGCCAGATCAGAAAACTGACCTACTAACACAGATAGGGTTTTTCCTAAGTTACACACCTGCACACCAGGATCAGGGAACATGGGAGAGGCATCATGAATGCCCTGCTAAAGAATAGTACAAAGCTTGGCTGAATTCCCAAATAGATGAAGACAAAATTATTACAAAACTCTTTGGCCCTCTGCCTTTGACGTTAAGGATGTACTGGCCTGGGAGAATAGTCATTTACAGCATTGTCTACTATGCTTAGTGTACATTTTAACAAGGCTAAATTTCGtattacataatttttaaaatgtagatgaTTCATGGTATTTCCCTCTATAAAATGCTTTCTAGGTTTAAGGACATAATTTAGAGGGAAGGGCAGTTTCCAGTACTTCCTTCAAACtggattttcttctgttttgatttAGTAGAACAAAATTCCTAGCTATCCAGAATCATGATAGGTAGAAATCTTGAATTTGTTGTTACCTTGCAGAAAGGGTATTCAGAAGAAAGACAGGGTTCCTGCACATTTAGCATCTGTATGGAAGAACAGTTTTCAGTGACTgtagcttttttgggggggggggggaggtagagAAGAATTTCCTCTTTTATGGAAATACCATAAAGAAGCCTCACCCAAGAAGCCCTCTTTTGCTTCCAGTCACATACCCACACTACTTACAAATCACAAATTTCATCCACATCTCCATGAAAACACCATATCAGAGTGACTGATATTGGAGGTAGCAGCAATCCTGTTCACCAATCCTGGCATCCTCATACCCATACAATGCTTTCTGATGAGAGGCTGCCCACCAATCAATCAACCTTTTCTACTGCGAAGAATCTTTCCAAGCTGTCCCACAGTTCCCCTTGATTTCTAATTTTTGCTTTTACCTTAATGACTGATGGACACATTTCCTCACCCCCCCACACCCCCCTTTGAACCAAAGAGTTATTTCAAGTTGGTATCAATCTCATGTTCTGGCTTTAAAATTAGCTCATTTATTCTACTGTGTGATGCAAACAGGCTATGACTTGGGCTGCCTACCCAGCTAGTATGCTAAGAATCTGTGGGGAAGTAGCTACCATTGTATAGACAGAGATGCAGGGCCTACACTTTCTGTAGAAAAGAAGTCCACAGAAATGGGAACATGAACTCATGCATGTTAATGTTTGGGTTAACGTTTCTATACCAAATGTCCTTGTAGTTTCTCATGATATATAGAAGTCTAAGTGTGATTTATGGAAAGAGAGTTGACATCTATTCTCTCCTTGAAGCctactttcccttccttttgttCTGTAAGGTTAAAGGATTGCAAACTCTGCTAATTTACACAGAATCCTTGAGAGGTGACATTTTAATTCAATAAGGTTGGCTCCCACAGGTGATCAGATATCACCACACACctttaaattatttcttaacCTACTCTTCCtcaaaaagaatggatcaccAAAGAAATGTAACCAAATATATCCAATTGTGGCTCCTCCTTAGCTATCACTAAGCATCATGGCAAGGACGACAGCAGAGCAAATCTCCATTGTGATTTGGGGCTTTCATTTTTGTGAATGTAATATTTTGTTACACTTATTTCTATTCTTTGATAAtcaaatggaaaaacaaatactgtatCCTGAAATGATAATAGGCATGTCaacattttaaagtaattatATAGGCCAGGCATGAATGTATCTCACTGACTTTCACCCCTGGAACTCAGCTACACACCATTTGGGGACTAGTGAAAATAGTGTACAAGTTTGCAACCACGTCTTAGATGGAAACATAGCACCACTGAACAGCCATTTCCATCCTTATGTTTCTCAGGTGGTGCAGACATTAACAATGGCATTATTTCTGACGGCTGGGACTTTGCTCTTCCTGGTTTTTCCACCAATGATCTTCAGTTACGTTGAAGGCTGGAGTTATGGAGAAGGCTTCTACTTCACCTTTATCACCCTCAGCACCATTGGATTTGGAGATTATGTAGTAGGTAATGATAAGAATGATAGTTAAGTGTTGCAAGAAAAAGAACCCCCTATCCCAGCCCACCACATCAGTAATGATTAGAAGGAATTCTAGTGAAACAACCTGTGACACTTACCACAACATGGCCAGAACATGTCAATTGTAGAATGTAAATTATGTTTACAATGTGCTtgttcattcactcattcagtcAGCTCTGTTAAGAGCCAAGGATCAAGGTTCTTCATTTTTTGAGACAGTTTAAAAGAGAAATCAGCAAACTCAGGTGCACATGGCAAGCATCTCTGCGTGTAAAAAattcaaacacattttaaaatgggtAAGAATTCAGCAGCATCACACAGTATTTTGGCAATCCCATCTCTTGTACCTCATGAGTTCTCATGCAAGGAAAATGAATTCTCATGagattttagcttttttaaaaacataattcttttttttaaaacggaGAGTTCCCCATGTGGCTGCAACAAGCACTTCATTGACAGACTAGAATTTAAAATATGCTCTTATTAAATCATTTACCACCCATGATGGTAATGATAAATTGGACAATTAGCTAAAATTAATGGTAATTATTTGCAACTGGTGTTTACTGTGATAAGTGCGTGGGATACATTGTACAGGATTGGATAGGCAGAGGAAGCTCGCCTTCCCGTTTTCTCACTTATCTGTAATCAATGTCTTCCAGTCTTAACAGGGGAAATTAAGGTTAGAACCAATCATATCAAGAGGGCACAGATCTCTTTCCAGTATTGGCCATACAAATATCTCTGGAATGCACATGAATTGAGTATCATGTGTTTTCTTCTAGCATGTATGAATGGTGCTAAGTcatagtgtgtgtgtggtgtctgtgtatatatgtatatacagagaGAGTGTATACACAACATTTGTTGAATAAGTCATCACTGGCTTGGTTCTCATACATTGCTAAGCCACAGACCATAATTTACAAACTATAATGCCTGAATTGACTTGTGTTAAACTAAATGACCATATCTTGACTTTGTAATCTACACAGTGAGAAAATGGTGCAAAACATTGGGCTCCAAACATGTCACACACAAGAGTACTTTAATGTGCTACATATAATATggacagtatatttttaaaagaaccgGATTCACATTAACTGACTGCAGCTGAATAAGAAATGAAAGTGTTACTGACAAACATTTGTGGTTTCTTTGCTTCCTCTCTATAGATGCAGACTAAAATGTCTGttctgaattatatttattttggaggAAAAGGAATTTATTCTCTATTCCAGATAGATTTTCTGCAGTAAATCAAACTCCAACTCACTGGGCAGCATCtattttgcattcattttcacctgcaattaaacattacaatttccACTGATGTAAAAACAATCAGCCACAAACTATATTTTATAACCACAAACAAGTTTTTTTGAAATAcattcatttcctcttttttttcgaGTCATACTTCCTGAGTTTCTGGTTTACATGATGCTGTACTAGCAAGATGTGAAACTATTCTGgagaaaagtgtttctcaaccttggcgacttcaagatgtgtggacttcaactcccagaattccccacccagcccaagaagtccacacatctcaaaggcACCAAGGTTGAGAAGACAAATGTTCTTCTGCAACATCAGTTCAAGGGTGAGATTGAGATGCTGTGCAACCCCACACTAGTCTCTTATTCCTTCAGCTCATGTGGGAGAGATAATAATTCAATGGGAGCATTTGTGCAGAAGATACCTTATGATCACCCACTGACAGAAGCAGAGCACAAGGGAGTGTATAGTTTTGGATTTGGGCTGGAGAACTCCAGATTCAAGTCTTTCCAAGAACTTgcagctcactgggtgatttcaGGCAAGCCACTCTCTTTCAACCAACCAacatcacagggctgttgtgaggatgaaATTAAGGGAGACCCTCATGTACACTACCTTGATCTCTCAGAAAAAAAGTCGGAGGTAATGCACTAAATATATTTCTTCCTGCCCAAGACCCTGAGGCAGTGATGTCAGCTGGACAAGGCAGTGCTAGGCTAGATAGTTCTGAAGATAGTGACCTGAAGGGAGGCAGCTTCTGATGCTGAGCTCATTAGAGTAGGAAGTTCCAAGGACAATTAGAGGCTATACAGAAGGATGGTTCCATATGGACTACAAGCATGCTGCCAGTGGCAACATTTAAGAGGTTAAGTAACAGCCTCAGAAAGTTGATAGAGGTTGCAGATCAACTTGCACATAGGAGGCAGACCACATgcatttttgaaaggaaaaaaactcccttaaaaaaagggggaaaaaaccctatctCACATAGGCAATCCACCAAATCTATTCTATACATCCAAAAGTAAAAAAATGGCCATGTTCTCACAATGTGACTAAATCATTCCCTTTCCCAGCCAACTGATTTACCTCTGTGGGTCAGCAGTGTATGATAACATATGATCCAATCACCCTTTTTTAATCCCTTCCACCTGCCATGAAAAAGGCTGGAACTTCTTCAAATTCCTGATTTCCCTCTGCAGGAATAATTTTTTTCACTTCAGACTGAGAATAATGAACATTTCATAGACTCCTAATATGTGGAAAAGTGATCTGGTTACTGTGCCTACTCTTCATCTTATGATAGTGCagcatatatatatttgtgtgtgtatgtatatgtgtgtgtgtgtgtatatatatgctgtgtgtgtatatatatatgtgcatgttTCAAATATGGTTCAGAAGAGGTATTTTGAATAAGTGGCAGCAGCACTGCTTTAAAGCAGCaatatatttttcaggcttccatgcaAACATGAAATAAGACTCAGCTGCTTTAATGCACTGACTCATTAAAACATCAGTCTTTAAAGTTGATCATTAAAGGAGCTGCACCTTTTGGGGGCTTatgcagaagtctgaaaaaataTGGTACTGCTTTAAAAAGGAGCTGAATTCACCTCCCTATATGTTCCAGAGC contains:
- the LOC134488058 gene encoding potassium channel subfamily K member 16-like produces the protein MPHLTVCNRQLSWTLTLVLGYLFYLLLGAMVFQLLERQAEAQSRDQFQMEKLKFLQNYTCLDRQALEQFVQVIMEAWEKGVNPEGNSTNPSNWDFSNSFFFAGTVVTTIGYGNLAPSTVAGQVFCVFYALFGVPLNLAFLNQLGKGLSAHLIDLDRWVHKPGRAQVVQTLTMALFLTAGTLLFLVFPPMIFSYVEGWSYGEGFYFTFITLSTIGFGDYVVGTDPSKHYISVYRSLAAIWIVFGLAWLALIFNLGADLMEKFLQLNWQKPDPETAEATVSKGEDNPDQPRIHIPS